From Brochothrix thermosphacta DSM 20171 = FSL F6-1036, a single genomic window includes:
- a CDS encoding methionine ABC transporter ATP-binding protein, with product MIKLDNVSKTFETRNGAVNAVKDVNLEINEGEIFGIIGYSGAGKSTLIRMFNGLEAPTQGAIHINDVMISDVKGAALRAARQKIGMIFQHFNLLWSRTVAENIAFPLEIAGVKKAERERRVAELIHLVGLDGRDKSYPSQLSGGQKQRVGIARALANDPDVLLCDEATSALDPQTTSEVLNLLTDINKRLGLTIILITHEMPVIRKICNRVAVMEGGEVVELGDVLSVFQTPQQEITRRFVSQATDDTATEEVEQLLIETYPTGLLARLVFNASQATQPIITDLSKKFNLDISILHGSITQTQNGSYGFLFIQIVAEQEQITQTKAYLEEIDVRMEVIRS from the coding sequence ATGATTAAATTAGATAATGTCAGTAAAACATTCGAAACACGAAATGGTGCAGTCAATGCAGTTAAAGACGTTAATTTAGAAATTAATGAAGGTGAAATCTTCGGAATCATTGGTTATTCTGGTGCGGGTAAAAGTACTCTTATTAGAATGTTTAATGGATTGGAAGCACCGACACAAGGTGCTATTCATATCAATGATGTCATGATTTCTGATGTCAAAGGTGCAGCATTACGTGCAGCTCGACAAAAAATTGGAATGATCTTCCAACATTTTAACTTATTATGGTCACGAACAGTAGCTGAAAACATTGCTTTTCCACTAGAAATTGCTGGTGTCAAGAAAGCTGAACGTGAACGACGTGTCGCAGAACTCATTCACCTTGTAGGCTTGGATGGACGTGATAAATCATATCCTTCTCAACTGAGTGGGGGACAGAAACAACGTGTTGGTATTGCAAGAGCTTTAGCAAATGATCCTGATGTGTTACTTTGCGATGAAGCTACAAGTGCTTTAGATCCACAAACAACAAGTGAAGTTTTAAATTTACTGACAGATATTAATAAGCGCTTGGGACTTACAATCATCTTGATTACCCATGAGATGCCTGTTATCCGTAAGATTTGTAATCGTGTAGCGGTTATGGAAGGCGGAGAAGTAGTTGAATTAGGGGATGTATTATCTGTTTTTCAAACACCACAACAAGAAATTACTCGTCGTTTTGTTTCACAAGCAACAGATGATACAGCGACTGAAGAGGTGGAACAACTCCTTATTGAGACTTACCCAACAGGGTTGTTAGCACGTCTCGTGTTTAATGCTTCACAGGCAACTCAACCGATTATTACCGATTTATCTAAAAAATTCAACCTTGATATTAGTATATTACATGGGTCAATCACACAAACACAAAATGGTTCATATGGGTTCTTATTTATCCAAATTGTTGCAGAACAAGAACAGATAACACAAACAAAAGCGTACCTTGAAGAGATTGACGTTAGAATGGAAGTGATTCGTTCATGA
- a CDS encoding NUDIX hydrolase has translation MLPYTICFLKYKNQILLLNRMKAPWMGNWNGVGGKLEPNETPEACILREVEEETGIVLEAVSARGEMHWTNFGEANSGMYVYTAELTERPFQTPIATAEGILDFKPLDWILAEANTGVVNNLKPLFESVFTAEPDSRYLAAYEGNKLVQFCKKN, from the coding sequence ATGTTACCGTACACAATCTGTTTTTTGAAATATAAAAATCAAATTTTATTACTTAATCGTATGAAAGCTCCATGGATGGGAAATTGGAATGGTGTGGGTGGAAAATTAGAGCCTAATGAAACACCAGAAGCTTGTATACTGCGTGAAGTTGAGGAAGAAACGGGTATTGTATTAGAGGCTGTTTCAGCCCGCGGTGAAATGCACTGGACTAATTTTGGTGAAGCAAATAGCGGGATGTATGTGTACACTGCTGAGCTAACTGAGAGACCTTTTCAGACACCTATAGCAACGGCAGAAGGTATACTTGATTTTAAACCACTTGATTGGATTTTAGCGGAAGCAAATACTGGTGTGGTAAATAATCTGAAACCTTTGTTTGAAAGTGTTTTTACAGCAGAGCCAGATAGTCGTTATCTTGCAGCTTATGAAGGAAATAAACTTGTGCAATTTTGTAAAAAAAATTAA
- the gcvH gene encoding glycine cleavage system protein GcvH, whose product MTDYQSFKYTEEHEWVKKDGANYFVGISLHAQDELGDIVFVEVPEVDDVLAKGDSFGSVESVKTVSELYAPIGGKVVSVNEKLEDEPETVNQDPYNEGWIVEFTDVDEAEYNALLSYEEYEAFIKE is encoded by the coding sequence ATGACAGATTATCAATCATTCAAGTACACTGAAGAACACGAATGGGTAAAAAAAGACGGTGCTAATTATTTTGTGGGAATTTCATTACATGCACAAGATGAGTTAGGTGATATTGTTTTTGTTGAAGTACCAGAAGTTGATGATGTCTTAGCAAAAGGTGATTCATTTGGTAGTGTTGAATCCGTTAAAACAGTCTCTGAACTCTATGCTCCTATTGGTGGGAAAGTTGTTTCTGTCAATGAAAAATTAGAAGATGAACCAGAAACAGTTAACCAAGATCCTTATAACGAAGGTTGGATTGTTGAATTTACAGATGTAGATGAAGCAGAATATAATGCGTTGTTAAGTTATGAAGAGTACGAAGCATTTATCAAAGAATAG
- a CDS encoding FtsW/RodA/SpoVE family cell cycle protein translates to MEKNNKGQRIDYGIIVTMALFCAVSLIAIHTALASNPEYGRSLVIRQGAFYLIGAIAIAVIMRIDRETMIKITPYLYGLGLFLLVLVLIPGIGVKINGARSWIMIPVIGQFQPAELMKIFLVMMQGKVIIEHNQAAKIRTNRTDWILLFKIALTSFIPFALILAENDLGTGLVIMAITLGMLIISGITWRILLPLITSVFALGAGMIYIVMTKPEWLAIVGFKQYQFGRITSWLDPYSSADSDGYQLILAMQAIGSGEITGYKGTNGMTNIPEGHTDMIFAMINHHWGFIAGSIVIALFFILVYQIIGTALDLKDEFYSIVCTGVVMTIMFHVLENAGMTIGLLPITGIPLPFISYGGTSLVVNLLGIGVIMSMRFNSNNSMFSKEDKEKDIPTYDVKQKKKNKRATNKQ, encoded by the coding sequence ATGGAAAAAAATAATAAAGGGCAACGAATTGATTACGGTATTATTGTGACGATGGCGTTGTTTTGTGCGGTGAGCTTAATTGCTATCCATACCGCTTTGGCCTCTAACCCTGAATACGGTCGCTCGTTAGTAATTAGACAAGGCGCATTTTATTTAATTGGTGCGATTGCAATTGCTGTGATTATGCGAATTGATCGTGAAACAATGATAAAAATAACGCCTTATCTCTATGGATTAGGTCTTTTCTTATTAGTACTTGTGTTGATTCCTGGAATTGGCGTTAAAATTAATGGGGCAAGAAGTTGGATAATGATACCAGTTATCGGTCAATTCCAGCCAGCAGAGTTGATGAAAATATTTCTTGTTATGATGCAAGGGAAGGTCATTATCGAGCATAATCAAGCGGCTAAAATCCGCACAAATCGTACTGATTGGATATTGTTATTTAAAATAGCACTCACCTCATTTATTCCGTTTGCATTAATACTAGCGGAAAATGATTTAGGTACAGGCTTGGTTATCATGGCAATCACTTTGGGAATGCTCATCATATCAGGCATAACATGGCGTATCCTCTTACCATTGATCACTTCTGTCTTTGCTTTAGGGGCAGGGATGATATACATAGTAATGACAAAACCGGAGTGGTTAGCCATTGTTGGTTTTAAACAGTACCAATTCGGTCGTATTACATCGTGGTTAGACCCTTATTCTTCTGCAGATTCAGATGGTTACCAATTAATTCTAGCGATGCAGGCAATTGGGTCGGGTGAAATTACGGGTTATAAAGGCACTAATGGTATGACAAATATCCCTGAAGGACACACAGATATGATTTTTGCGATGATTAACCACCATTGGGGGTTTATCGCAGGTAGTATTGTCATTGCATTATTTTTCATCTTAGTGTATCAAATTATTGGAACAGCACTTGACTTGAAAGATGAATTTTATTCAATTGTTTGTACAGGTGTAGTCATGACTATCATGTTCCATGTTTTGGAAAATGCGGGAATGACAATTGGTTTACTGCCGATTACAGGTATTCCACTGCCATTTATAAGTTATGGTGGTACCTCACTGGTTGTTAACTTGCTGGGAATTGGCGTCATTATGTCGATGCGTTTTAACTCAAATAATTCAATGTTCTCTAAGGAAGATAAAGAAAAAGATATTCCTACCTATGATGTAAAACAGAAAAAGAAAAATAAGCGGGCTACAAATAAACAGTAA
- a CDS encoding nitric oxide synthase oxygenase: MELLDEATRFINEAYVELGKENLIEQRLAVIAREIEEKNSYEHTLEEIEQGARMAWRNNNRCIGRLFWQQLQIRDARTVHTTEEIKQTLFNHIEEGTNNGAIRPTLTVFKPNTVKIWNEQLIRYAGYIVDGQQIGDPLSNEITALCQRLGWKSPQTDFDVLPLLFQKDETSPMTMQSIPSNLVKEVEITHPDYPKLAELGLKWYAIPVITNMRLEIGGISYDAAPFNGWYMGTEIASRNFVDEQRYNKLDEIAAAFDITTRKNRDLWKDRTLLELNIALLQSYQREKVQVVDHHTAAKQFGQFEQQEKAQNREVTGNWAWLIPPMSPTTTHIFHQRYNNEVKKPNFFYKKSPFDKGNGCPFHQ; this comes from the coding sequence GTGGAATTATTAGATGAAGCGACGCGCTTTATTAATGAAGCATATGTAGAGTTAGGTAAAGAAAACCTAATTGAGCAACGATTAGCAGTTATCGCTCGTGAGATAGAAGAAAAAAACAGCTACGAACACACATTAGAAGAAATTGAACAAGGTGCACGAATGGCCTGGCGTAATAATAATCGCTGCATTGGTCGTTTATTTTGGCAACAACTGCAAATCAGAGATGCAAGAACCGTTCATACAACCGAAGAGATTAAGCAAACATTATTTAATCATATAGAAGAAGGTACCAATAATGGTGCGATACGTCCTACACTCACTGTGTTTAAACCCAATACGGTTAAAATATGGAATGAGCAATTGATCCGTTATGCTGGATATATTGTGGATGGTCAACAAATTGGTGATCCCTTATCAAACGAAATTACAGCACTCTGTCAAAGGTTAGGTTGGAAATCACCACAGACAGATTTTGATGTCTTGCCATTGTTATTTCAAAAGGATGAAACCTCTCCAATGACGATGCAATCTATTCCTAGTAATTTGGTAAAAGAAGTCGAAATTACGCATCCTGATTATCCTAAATTAGCAGAGTTAGGTTTGAAATGGTATGCGATCCCAGTCATCACGAATATGCGGTTAGAAATTGGCGGCATTTCTTACGATGCAGCACCATTTAATGGTTGGTATATGGGAACTGAAATTGCTTCTCGTAATTTTGTAGATGAACAACGTTATAATAAATTAGATGAGATTGCGGCTGCTTTTGATATTACAACGCGTAAAAATCGTGATTTATGGAAAGATCGTACGTTGTTAGAGCTTAATATCGCATTACTCCAATCGTACCAGCGTGAAAAAGTTCAAGTTGTTGATCATCACACAGCAGCTAAACAATTTGGGCAATTTGAACAACAAGAAAAAGCTCAAAATCGTGAAGTAACAGGTAACTGGGCGTGGTTAATCCCACCAATGTCACCGACAACAACGCATATTTTTCATCAGAGATATAATAACGAAGTTAAAAAACCGAATTTTTTCTATAAAAAATCCCCCTTTGACAAGGGAAATGGCTGTCCTTTTCATCAGTAA
- a CDS encoding glycoside hydrolase family 13 protein yields the protein MSPIIYQVYLKSFQDSNNDGIGDLNGLLSRIDYLSSLGITAIWLNPIFESPDVDNGYDVSDYYHIDQKFGTLQDFQRVVAACHAQGISLYLDLVINHTSDQHAWFKSAIASKESPYRDYYIWQDATPDTPPTNWASFFGGSTWAYDETSQQSYFHLFAKEMPDLNWDNQAMVDELAEIAAYWLAQGVDGFRLDAVSHLAKDRRFLSIASQTNEPLIAEQYYANLTKNFKHLQDFKQTIAAKTSLPFVLLGEAASAQPEDTTAYLETLDALITFGHFKTVPAPYNLPMVDNKQPLDLVAFKDTLAAYQAQSKNTTGGLGLYLSNHDHPRAVSRFGDGSAPSAKALVALQFFLHGWPIIYQGEELGLPNASHDQLSDYTDPSVANFTAAAQQLLTLDEQLDIVQKTSKEAARGTMHWDDSHFHGFSTVAPWNNLLTTGQSYAQQIEQQNSTFHFYRQLIALRKEWSHLIAKGSTHFYDPLHPYLFFISRHLDMQTFAVRVNLSSETITLSQPPTIEEKHLIAEAYNPNSQQLGPYGILITLKEEH from the coding sequence ATGTCACCTATTATATATCAAGTCTATTTAAAGAGTTTTCAAGATAGTAACAATGATGGCATAGGCGACCTGAATGGTTTATTGTCGCGCATTGATTATTTAAGTTCATTAGGCATTACTGCTATCTGGCTCAATCCCATTTTTGAATCACCTGATGTGGACAATGGTTATGATGTCAGCGACTATTATCATATTGATCAAAAATTTGGGACGTTACAAGATTTTCAACGCGTTGTAGCAGCATGTCATGCACAAGGGATATCACTCTATTTAGATTTAGTTATTAATCATACATCTGATCAACATGCTTGGTTTAAGTCAGCAATAGCGTCTAAAGAATCACCCTACCGTGATTACTACATCTGGCAAGATGCCACACCAGATACGCCCCCAACGAATTGGGCTTCCTTTTTTGGCGGTAGCACATGGGCCTATGATGAAACGTCACAACAAAGTTACTTCCATCTTTTTGCTAAAGAAATGCCCGATTTAAATTGGGATAATCAAGCAATGGTTGATGAACTCGCTGAAATTGCTGCCTATTGGTTAGCACAGGGCGTTGATGGTTTTCGTTTAGATGCTGTTTCACACTTGGCAAAAGATCGTCGCTTTTTATCTATTGCCTCTCAAACAAACGAACCCCTAATTGCAGAACAATATTATGCCAATCTCACTAAAAACTTTAAACATTTGCAAGACTTCAAACAGACGATTGCAGCTAAAACTAGTCTCCCTTTTGTTTTATTAGGCGAAGCCGCTTCTGCTCAACCCGAAGATACAACGGCTTATTTGGAAACGTTAGATGCCCTAATTACTTTTGGTCACTTCAAAACGGTTCCAGCACCCTACAACCTCCCGATGGTTGATAACAAACAGCCATTAGATCTCGTCGCCTTTAAAGATACGCTAGCTGCTTATCAAGCACAAAGTAAAAACACAACAGGTGGTTTAGGGCTTTATCTCAGTAATCACGACCATCCTCGAGCGGTATCACGCTTCGGTGATGGCTCAGCACCGAGTGCAAAAGCTTTAGTTGCCTTACAATTTTTCTTACATGGTTGGCCAATTATTTATCAAGGAGAAGAATTAGGTTTACCGAATGCCTCTCACGATCAGCTATCCGACTACACTGATCCGAGTGTCGCCAATTTCACAGCAGCAGCCCAACAGCTTTTAACACTTGACGAACAATTGGATATTGTACAAAAAACATCCAAAGAAGCAGCGCGTGGCACAATGCATTGGGATGACAGTCACTTCCATGGTTTTTCGACCGTGGCACCGTGGAACAATTTACTAACTACAGGGCAGAGTTATGCTCAGCAAATAGAACAGCAAAACAGTACCTTTCATTTTTACAGGCAATTAATTGCACTTCGAAAAGAATGGTCGCACTTAATCGCTAAGGGGAGCACACACTTTTATGACCCCTTACACCCGTATTTATTTTTTATTAGCCGTCATTTGGATATGCAAACGTTTGCGGTAAGAGTCAACCTTTCCTCTGAGACAATTACATTATCTCAACCACCTACAATTGAGGAAAAACATCTGATCGCAGAAGCTTATAATCCTAACAGCCAACAATTAGGACCTTATGGCATACTTATCACCTTAAAGGAGGAACATTAA
- a CDS encoding thioredoxin family protein, translating into MKEWSTTEFKAAILSKSAFAVLFYTPMCGGCQLVERYLHFAEAAMPEVQIVKMNVNYLPEVIAKYEIKSVPSIYVFSDDMAGERLSAIDNVTRIYEGLEKLRN; encoded by the coding sequence ATGAAAGAATGGTCTACGACTGAATTTAAAGCAGCGATACTTTCAAAAAGTGCGTTTGCGGTGCTGTTTTATACACCAATGTGCGGTGGGTGCCAGTTGGTTGAACGGTATTTACATTTTGCTGAAGCGGCAATGCCAGAAGTGCAAATTGTAAAAATGAATGTCAATTATTTACCAGAAGTGATAGCTAAATATGAGATAAAAAGTGTGCCGAGTATCTATGTTTTTAGTGACGATATGGCGGGTGAAAGGTTATCTGCCATTGATAATGTTACTCGTATTTACGAAGGATTAGAAAAACTTCGAAATTAA
- a CDS encoding GlsB/YeaQ/YmgE family stress response membrane protein, producing the protein MFHFIWVLIIGAIIGAIAGAITKTAYGWIGNIVAGIVGSWLGESLLGSWGPSVAGMAIFPSLIGAVILVFIASLVFRGMAKR; encoded by the coding sequence ATGTTTCATTTTATCTGGGTTTTAATTATAGGTGCAATTATAGGTGCTATCGCTGGTGCAATTACAAAAACAGCGTATGGTTGGATTGGAAATATTGTAGCAGGAATCGTGGGTTCTTGGTTAGGAGAGTCACTACTAGGTAGTTGGGGACCTTCAGTTGCCGGGATGGCAATTTTCCCATCATTAATCGGTGCTGTAATATTAGTATTTATTGCTTCGTTAGTGTTCAGAGGAATGGCTAAACGATAA
- a CDS encoding methionine ABC transporter permease produces the protein MKDLLVKWFPNVIWPEVWTATQETLIMTVISIVFIFVLGILLALLLFLTRDQDNLIIKSINGVSAAFVNIFRSIPFIILIVLIMPFTKVLIGSVIGTAGALPALIISAAPFYARLVEIAFVEIDKGVIEASRAMGASTFTIIRKVLLPEALPAIISGLTVTTISLIGYTAMAGVVGAGGLGNMAYFTGFQRSQNDVTFVATVIILILVFIIQFIGDRATNKIDKR, from the coding sequence ATGAAAGATTTATTAGTAAAATGGTTTCCTAATGTAATATGGCCTGAAGTTTGGACCGCGACGCAGGAAACGCTTATTATGACAGTGATTTCAATTGTATTTATTTTTGTTCTCGGTATTTTACTCGCGTTGTTGCTATTCTTAACACGTGATCAAGACAATTTAATCATTAAAAGTATCAATGGTGTGTCAGCAGCTTTCGTTAATATTTTCCGTTCGATTCCATTTATTATTTTAATTGTGCTTATCATGCCATTTACAAAAGTTTTGATAGGTTCTGTTATAGGAACCGCTGGTGCATTACCAGCTTTAATTATTTCAGCAGCACCATTTTACGCTCGTCTCGTTGAAATTGCCTTTGTAGAAATTGATAAAGGTGTAATAGAAGCAAGTCGTGCGATGGGTGCCAGTACATTTACGATCATTCGTAAAGTACTATTGCCAGAAGCGCTTCCTGCAATTATTTCAGGTTTGACAGTGACGACGATTTCATTAATTGGTTATACCGCAATGGCTGGTGTAGTTGGTGCAGGTGGATTAGGAAACATGGCTTACTTCACTGGTTTTCAACGTTCTCAAAATGATGTAACATTCGTCGCAACAGTCATTATTTTAATTTTAGTTTTCATCATCCAATTTATTGGCGATCGTGCCACTAACAAAATTGATAAACGATAA
- a CDS encoding MetQ/NlpA family ABC transporter substrate-binding protein: MKKIIFGLLTAAIVLTLAACGSNDAKDKETKLVVGASNVPHAEILEKAKPILKKEGIDLEIKKYQDYILPNKNLADGELDANYFQHIPYLDQYNKDNKTDLINAGKIHIEPFGIYSEKYKKVSDIKEGSTILISNSTADQGRILMLLEKEGLVKIKDSVKDKVTATINDIDNVKKLKFLNQIDPGLLAQAYKNNEADLYAINTNYAIDAGLNPQKDALILEDSDSPYANIVAIRKEDKNNKNIKKLIDVLHSKEIQKFIEDKYNGAVLPTN, translated from the coding sequence ATGAAAAAAATTATTTTTGGACTATTAACAGCAGCAATCGTTTTAACTTTAGCAGCTTGTGGCAGCAATGATGCAAAGGATAAAGAGACAAAATTAGTGGTGGGGGCATCTAACGTTCCTCATGCAGAGATTCTAGAAAAAGCAAAACCTATCCTTAAAAAAGAAGGCATTGATTTAGAAATTAAAAAATACCAAGATTATATTTTACCAAACAAAAATCTAGCTGATGGCGAATTGGATGCGAACTACTTCCAACATATCCCATACTTAGACCAATATAATAAAGACAACAAAACAGATTTAATCAACGCTGGTAAAATTCATATCGAACCGTTCGGTATTTATTCAGAAAAATATAAAAAAGTTTCAGATATTAAAGAAGGATCAACTATCCTTATTAGTAACAGTACAGCTGATCAAGGTCGTATCTTAATGTTATTAGAAAAAGAAGGTCTTGTTAAAATTAAAGACTCTGTGAAAGATAAAGTAACAGCAACTATCAATGATATTGATAATGTTAAAAAATTAAAATTCTTAAATCAAATTGACCCAGGTTTATTGGCACAAGCCTATAAAAATAATGAAGCAGACTTATATGCTATTAATACCAACTATGCAATTGATGCTGGATTAAATCCCCAAAAAGATGCGCTTATCTTAGAGGATTCAGATTCGCCGTATGCTAATATCGTTGCTATTCGTAAAGAAGATAAGAACAATAAAAATATCAAAAAGTTGATTGATGTATTACATTCAAAAGAAATTCAAAAATTCATCGAAGATAAATACAATGGTGCAGTACTACCGACAAACTAA
- a CDS encoding MetQ/NlpA family ABC transporter substrate-binding protein yields the protein MKKIILGLVSVILLVVLAACGNSEAGKDKEKETTLVIGASNVPHAEILEKAKPILEKEGVKLDIKKYQDYILPNKNLADGEIDANYFQHIPFLDLSNKENKTDLVNAGKIHIEPFGIYSSKYKSVGDVKEGSTILISNNVAEHGRILMLLEKKGLVKIKDSVDNKVNATLKDIDNVKKLKFLNQIDPGLLAKAYQNDEADLYAINTNYALDAGLKPKDDALILEDSDSPYANIIAVKKEDENKPAIKKLVKVLHSKEIQDFITEKYKGAVLPVK from the coding sequence ATGAAAAAGATTATTTTGGGGTTAGTAAGTGTTATTTTGTTAGTGGTATTGGCAGCATGTGGAAATAGTGAAGCGGGTAAAGACAAAGAAAAAGAGACGACATTGGTAATTGGAGCATCTAATGTACCGCATGCAGAAATTTTAGAGAAGGCAAAACCTATTCTTGAAAAAGAAGGCGTGAAATTGGATATTAAGAAATATCAAGATTACATTTTACCAAACAAAAATTTGGCGGATGGCGAAATAGATGCGAACTATTTCCAACACATTCCGTTTTTAGATTTATCAAATAAAGAAAATAAAACTGATTTAGTTAATGCAGGTAAAATTCACATCGAACCTTTTGGTATTTATTCATCTAAATACAAATCAGTTGGTGATGTTAAAGAAGGGTCAACAATTTTAATCAGTAACAACGTAGCTGAACACGGTCGTATCTTAATGCTTTTAGAGAAAAAAGGTTTAGTTAAAATTAAGGATTCAGTTGATAACAAAGTTAATGCAACATTAAAAGATATTGATAACGTTAAAAAATTGAAATTCCTTAACCAAATCGATCCTGGTTTATTAGCGAAAGCTTACCAAAATGATGAAGCTGATCTTTATGCCATCAACACGAACTACGCTTTAGATGCAGGGCTAAAACCTAAAGATGATGCACTTATTTTAGAAGACTCTGATTCACCTTACGCAAATATTATTGCCGTGAAAAAAGAAGATGAAAATAAACCAGCAATTAAAAAATTAGTTAAAGTATTACATTCAAAAGAAATTCAAGATTTTATTACTGAGAAGTATAAAGGTGCTGTATTACCCGTTAAATAA
- a CDS encoding arsenate reductase family protein yields the protein MIKFYQYPKCTTCKKASKWLTDNEVPFESVNIVENTPTASELKEVYKKSKLPIKRFFNTSGQKYRELGLKDKVDQMTDDDIFALLATDGMLIKRPLAFDDEKITLGFKEDNYENYWN from the coding sequence ATGATTAAATTTTATCAATACCCGAAATGTACCACGTGTAAAAAGGCTTCAAAATGGCTGACAGATAACGAGGTGCCCTTCGAATCGGTGAATATCGTTGAAAATACACCCACAGCATCTGAATTAAAAGAGGTTTACAAAAAAAGTAAGCTACCGATTAAACGCTTTTTTAACACAAGTGGACAAAAATACCGTGAACTGGGTTTGAAAGATAAAGTTGATCAAATGACAGATGATGATATTTTTGCACTTTTAGCAACAGATGGCATGTTGATTAAACGTCCATTAGCCTTTGATGATGAAAAAATAACACTTGGATTCAAAGAAGATAATTATGAGAATTATTGGAACTAA
- a CDS encoding LacI family DNA-binding transcriptional regulator translates to MTTLSDVAKQAHVSKMTVSRVVNHPEKVTEEVRLMVLAVMKELNYTPNYAAKALVTKRTQIIKFLFLEEIDTTEPYYMYLLLGLNQTLAKQRYSLQIVHPDSISVGNCDGFIVTGFREQYLELIQSIKEPLVFFGENQHSFDYVDINNHKGIALTTEQLLQDGYSRILYFGTDIDEPFERSREQGYVDTMSAWHRHSAVYHMPNAFKDSQRFMRHFLTRSLNTLKKERIGIVCATDNITTGVLQAVKQFTDLKIGKDIGITGFDGIYLDRVSHPHITTVRQPILEMGAACGQMILDKITQAPTPTRYLFEPTLSLTPSRQALLENNYLH, encoded by the coding sequence ATGACAACTTTATCTGATGTGGCAAAACAAGCACATGTTTCCAAAATGACCGTTTCTCGTGTCGTAAATCATCCTGAAAAAGTTACTGAAGAAGTGCGCTTGATGGTTTTAGCTGTAATGAAAGAACTAAATTATACACCTAATTACGCTGCCAAAGCATTAGTAACCAAACGCACCCAAATCATAAAATTCTTATTTTTAGAAGAAATTGATACAACGGAACCTTATTATATGTATTTGTTACTTGGCCTTAACCAAACTTTAGCGAAACAGCGTTATTCATTACAGATAGTTCATCCTGATTCAATTTCAGTTGGTAACTGCGATGGTTTTATCGTCACTGGTTTCCGGGAACAATATCTCGAATTAATACAATCCATCAAAGAACCGCTTGTTTTTTTTGGCGAAAATCAACATTCATTTGACTATGTGGATATTAATAATCACAAAGGCATTGCCTTAACGACAGAACAGTTGTTACAAGATGGTTATAGCCGTATCCTTTATTTCGGAACAGATATTGACGAACCGTTCGAACGTTCTCGGGAACAAGGGTATGTTGATACAATGAGTGCCTGGCATCGTCACAGTGCCGTTTATCATATGCCCAATGCTTTCAAGGATTCACAACGCTTTATGCGCCATTTTTTAACTAGAAGTTTAAATACACTCAAAAAAGAACGTATCGGGATTGTCTGTGCGACTGACAATATCACTACTGGTGTTCTTCAAGCTGTTAAACAATTTACAGATCTTAAAATCGGTAAAGATATTGGCATCACTGGATTTGATGGGATTTATTTAGATCGCGTGTCTCACCCTCATATCACAACAGTTCGACAACCTATTTTGGAAATGGGCGCCGCCTGTGGACAAATGATTCTTGATAAAATTACACAGGCTCCTACTCCGACACGTTATTTATTTGAGCCTACTTTATCATTAACACCTTCACGACAAGCACTGCTTGAAAACAACTACTTACATTAA
- a CDS encoding CsbD family protein translates to MSGEFDKVKGKVKEVTGKVLNDDSLKAKGKAEQVKGEAEKKAGKVKDKLDDATK, encoded by the coding sequence ATGAGTGGAGAATTCGACAAAGTAAAAGGAAAAGTGAAGGAAGTCACAGGTAAAGTCCTTAACGATGATTCATTAAAAGCTAAGGGTAAAGCTGAGCAAGTAAAAGGCGAAGCTGAAAAAAAAGCAGGTAAAGTAAAAGATAAGCTTGATGACGCTACAAAATAA